The genome window TGGACTGCTTCGCGCCGGCGGTGGCGCTGGTGGGCAAAAGCTCCGCCCTCCACGTGCGCGAGGTGCTGGGCGTGAGCTACGAGGAAAACCTGCGCATGATCGCCGACAGCGTGCGGTATATGCGCGAAAAGGGCAAGATCGTCTTCTTCGATGCAGAACACTTCTTCGACGGCTTCAAAGAGGACCCGGACTATGCCCTGCGCACGCTGGAAGCGGCGGCGGATGCCGGCGCGGCCGTCCTGGTGTTGTGCGATACCAACGGCGGCACCATGCCGGCGGAACTGGCCCAAGCCATCGAGGCGGTGAAGAAAGCCACCAGCGTGCCGCTGGGCATCCATGTGCATAACGATGCCGGCCTGGCCGTGGCGAACACCCTGCTGGCAGTGCAGGCCGGCGTCACCCAGGTGCAGGGCACTATCAACGGCTACGGCGAGCGCTGTGGCAACGCCGACTTGTGCGCCATCATCCCCAATCTCCAGCTCAAGCTCGGCTATCAGGTGGTCAGCCCCGAGCAACTGCGCGGCCTGACCAGCCTATCGCGCTTCGTCTTCGAGCTGGCGAACATGGCGCCCAATCCCACCATGCCCTATGTGGGGCGCAGTGCCTTCGCCCATAAGGCCGGCACCCATGTCAACGCCCTCCTGAAATCCCCCCAGAGTTATCAGCACATTGACCCGGAACTGGTCGGGAACACCCAGCGCATCGTCGTATCCGAGCTTTCCGGCAAGTCCAACATCCTGCACAAGCTCCAGGAGCTGAAGCTGGGGTGGGAAGTCAGCAAAGAGCAGTTGGAGCAGGTGCTCCAGGAGATCAAGCGGCTGGAGAACAAGGGCTTCCAGTTCGAGGGGGCCGACGGCTCAGTGGAATTACTGCTCCACCGCACGCGGCCGGGCTACCAGCGCCCCTTTGAGCTGGTGGATTTCCATGTGCTGGTGACCAGCGGGCGCGACGGCGGGATGTCCGCCGAGGCCACGGTCAAGGTGCGGGTCAAGGATCAGATCATCCACACCGCCGCCGAGGGCAATGGTCCGGTGAACGCGCTGGACCTGGCGGTGCGCAAGGCGCTCCTGCCCTTCTTCCCCAAGCTGGCGGACGTGCATCTGACCGATTACAAGGTGCGCATTCTTGACGGCGAGGCGGCCACCGGCGCCCAGACGCGGGTGCTGATCTCCTCCACCAACGGCAAGAAAAGCTGGACCACGGTGGGAAGTTCCACCAACATTATCGAGGCGAGCTGGATCGCGCTGGCGGACAGCCTGGAGTATGCGCTGTTGAACGGCGCCGGCGAGTGACCATCATCGGGCTTCTATTCCGGGGACCAGGCCGGGTGCGGGCCGGCCTGGTCCTTTGTGCTTTTCCGAGACTGCCGTGCCTTCCGGTACTTTGTCCCTGAAAGTAATCCCCTTGCGATACAACGTCCCACTGCTATCTGTTTTTTGTCACTATTGACATTTTGCATATAATCTGGTATAATCAATACAGCAATACGACAGAGGGGTAGAGAGGGATAGGGGGAAGCGAGATGTATCGGATCGATCCGATGCGATGCAACGGTTGTGAGAAATGTTTGGAGGTCTGTCCCGCCGGGGCCATCTCAATGGAAAATAATCGGGCCAATATTGACCCGGCGAAATGCCTCGGATGCGGCGCGTGCGCGGATGCATGTCCGTTGGACGCCATTGTTTCCGAGCAAGTACCGGCGTACCATGAGACAGGGAAACGCCGTGAGGTGCCGGCAGTGATATCTATGCCCAATGCCCACGTTATCCGCCGGCCGACAACGGAGGTACTGCCCACAAGCACCCTGCGCGGCCGGCTACTGCCCCTGGCCGGCAGTGCATTAGTATGGGTGACGCGGAACCTCCTGCCCGCGGCTATTGCGGCCTGGAGGGAGTCCCGCATTGGGCTCACTGATACGCCTGCCACTACATCGGCTGGCGGTGCCACAGTCAGGCGGTATGCCACATCCAACGCCGCAACAAGACCGCGCGGCCTCCATAGACACCGCTGGGGACGCGGCAAGTAAATCACAACCTGTTTGTTGAGGCTCTGCTATAACTCTCACTACTCTATTGGAGGTACACAATGGCGGGTAAACTCTTGTTTCAAGGTGGTCGCGGTCTCGGTAGAGGTGGACAGGGCCGAGGTGGAGGGAACCGACCTGGTTCCGGCCCTGGTGGATATTGTGTCTGTCCAAAATGCGGCTACCGGACCCCGCACATCGCCGGCCAGCGGTGCATGGACATGACTTGTCCGAACTGTGGAACGCGATTGATCAAGGAATAGGTGCTGAGCCATGAAAATTGCCATCCCAGCTAGTGCTCCGAGCCTGGACGCGCCCATGGATTCAAGGTTTGGGCGAAGTGCGTATTTCATCCTAGTGGATACCGACACCATGCAGTGGGAGGCCCATGAAAATCCGGCGGTACACGCCAGCGGCGGCGCCGGCCTGCAAGCGGTTCAATTTCTCAGCCAGTTCGGCACGCAGGCCGTTATCAGCTGTGATTTTGGGCCCAATGCCACCACGGCACTATCTGCCGCCGGCATCCTGATGTACCAGTGCAATTCACCGCTGACCGTTCGGGAAGCTGTCTCGCAGCTCTCCGCCGGCCAACTCCATCAGGTACACAATGCAACCAACCCGGGACACCATGGGAAGTAATACCGCTAGCACACCACGGCCGCTTCGTATCGCAGTTGCCAGCGGCAAAGGCGGGACTGGCAAGACCACGGTAGCGGTCAGCCTGGCGCTGAGCCTTATCGAACCACCACCTACAGCGACATCGCAGCCTCAGGTGGCCTTCCTGGACTGTGATGTCGAGGGGCCCAATGCCCATCTGTACCTGCGGCCCATATTCGACCGCCGGGAGGATGTCGTCATCCTGGTGCCGGAGGTTGACGCTTCGAAGTGCACCGTGTGCGGCAAATGCGCGGAGGTCTGTCAGT of Anaerolineae bacterium contains these proteins:
- a CDS encoding citramalate synthase — its product is MGSVELYDTTLRDGAQQEGISFSLDDKIKIARKLDEFGIHYIEGGWPGSNPKDAGFFERMREAPPKHAIITAFGSTRRAHLRPEDDPNLQALVDCFAPAVALVGKSSALHVREVLGVSYEENLRMIADSVRYMREKGKIVFFDAEHFFDGFKEDPDYALRTLEAAADAGAAVLVLCDTNGGTMPAELAQAIEAVKKATSVPLGIHVHNDAGLAVANTLLAVQAGVTQVQGTINGYGERCGNADLCAIIPNLQLKLGYQVVSPEQLRGLTSLSRFVFELANMAPNPTMPYVGRSAFAHKAGTHVNALLKSPQSYQHIDPELVGNTQRIVVSELSGKSNILHKLQELKLGWEVSKEQLEQVLQEIKRLENKGFQFEGADGSVELLLHRTRPGYQRPFELVDFHVLVTSGRDGGMSAEATVKVRVKDQIIHTAAEGNGPVNALDLAVRKALLPFFPKLADVHLTDYKVRILDGEAATGAQTRVLISSTNGKKSWTTVGSSTNIIEASWIALADSLEYALLNGAGE
- a CDS encoding 4Fe-4S binding protein; translation: MYRIDPMRCNGCEKCLEVCPAGAISMENNRANIDPAKCLGCGACADACPLDAIVSEQVPAYHETGKRREVPAVISMPNAHVIRRPTTEVLPTSTLRGRLLPLAGSALVWVTRNLLPAAIAAWRESRIGLTDTPATTSAGGATVRRYATSNAATRPRGLHRHRWGRGK
- a CDS encoding NifB/NifX family molybdenum-iron cluster-binding protein, with translation MKIAIPASAPSLDAPMDSRFGRSAYFILVDTDTMQWEAHENPAVHASGGAGLQAVQFLSQFGTQAVISCDFGPNATTALSAAGILMYQCNSPLTVREAVSQLSAGQLHQVHNATNPGHHGK